From a region of the Thermus caldilimi genome:
- the trmH gene encoding tRNA (guanosine(18)-2'-O)-methyltransferase TrmH has protein sequence MTEARRRRIEEVLRRRQPDLTVLLENVHKPHNLSAILRSCDAVGVLEAHAVNPTGGVPTFNETSGGSHKWVYLKVHPNIREAFQYLKARGFAIYATALREDALDFREVDYTRPTAILLGAEKWGVSEEALALADGAIQVPMFGMVQSLNVSVAAAVILFEAQRQRLKAGLYEKPRLDPELYQRVLEDWLRK, from the coding sequence GTGACGGAGGCCCGTAGACGCCGCATCGAGGAGGTCCTAAGGAGACGCCAGCCCGACCTCACCGTCCTCCTGGAGAACGTGCACAAGCCCCACAACCTCTCGGCCATCCTCCGTAGCTGCGACGCCGTGGGGGTCCTCGAGGCCCACGCGGTGAACCCCACGGGAGGCGTGCCCACCTTCAACGAAACCAGCGGCGGAAGCCACAAGTGGGTCTACCTCAAGGTGCACCCGAACATCCGGGAGGCCTTCCAGTACCTGAAGGCCCGGGGCTTCGCCATCTACGCCACCGCCCTCAGGGAAGACGCCCTGGACTTCCGGGAGGTGGACTACACCCGGCCCACCGCCATCCTCTTGGGGGCGGAGAAATGGGGGGTTTCCGAGGAGGCCCTGGCCCTGGCGGACGGGGCCATCCAGGTGCCCATGTTCGGCATGGTTCAAAGCTTAAACGTTTCCGTGGCCGCGGCGGTGATCCTCTTTGAGGCCCAAAGGCAAAGGCTCAAAGCGGGGCTTTACGAGAAGCCCCGCCTGGACCCCGAGCTTTACCAGAGGGTGCTGGAGGACTGGCTCAGGAAGTGA